In the genome of Myxococcota bacterium, the window AGATCGGCATGATCGCGATCAAGGACCGCGAGGTGCGCCCCGCGGACCTGAAGCGCGTGATCGAGCAGGCCCAGGCGATCGCGATCCCGGCCGACCGCGAGGTGATCCACGTGATCCCGCAGGAGTACGAGCTCGACGGGCAGGACGGCATCAAGCAGCCGGTCGGCATGTCGGGCGTGCGGCTGATCGCGAAGGTGCACATCGTGACCGCGGCAGTCACGTCGGCGCAGAACGTGATCAAGTCGGCGAACAAGGCCGGGCTGAACGTGATCGACATCGTGCTCGAGCCGCTGGCCTCGGCCGAGGCCACGCTCGCGCCCGACGAGAAGGAGCTGGGCGTCGCGCTGATCGACCTGGGCGGCGGGACCACCGACGTGGCGGTGTTCGGCGACGGCTCGATCAAGCACACCGCGGTGCTGTCACTCGGCGGCTACCACCTGACCAACGACGCCGCCGTGGGCCTGCGCACCCCGTTCGACCAGGCCGAGCGCATCAAGCGGCGCTTCGGCTGCGCGGCGGCGCGCTATCTGCCGCGCGAGGAGCTCCTGACCGTGCCGAGCGTCGGGGGGCGCGCGCCCCGCGAGGTCTCGCGCAAGATGCTCTCGGAGTTCCTCGAGCCGCGGGTGGAGGAGATCCTGTCGCTGGTGCGCGAGGAGCTCGCGCGCACGGGTCACTTGGACAAGATCCCCTCGGGCATCGTGGTGACCGGCGGCACGAGCGCGCTGGAGGGTCTGCCCGAGCTGGCGGAGGAGATCTTCGAGCTGCCCGTGCGCAGGGGTACACCGCGGGGGATCGGGGGGCTCGTGGACCGCGTGCAGGGTCCGGAGTTCGCGACCGCGGTCGGGCTCGCGCTCTACGGCTCGAAACGCGCCGGCAAGCCGCGCTTCCGCGTGTACGACGGGTCGTCGTTCCGCAAGGTGCGCACGCGCATGCGCGAGTGGTTCTACGGCGAGATGCGCTGAACGGAAAAAATTTCACGCCGGGTACTCGCAGCGCGCGACAAGCGAGTTACAGTGAGACCCGTTCCATGGGGGGATGAGATGATCGAGTTCGAGCAGGCGACGGATCTCCGCGCGCGGATCAAGGTGGTCGGCGTCGGAGGCGGCGGTGGAAACGCGGTCAACACGATGATTCGCGCCGGTCT includes:
- the ftsA gene encoding cell division protein FtsA gives rise to the protein MAKHDELIVGLDVGTTKICAVVAEPSGDTIEVIGIGTHPSRGLRKGVVVDIEATVDSIRKAVDEAEMMAGCEISSVYAGIAGGHIQAHNEIGMIAIKDREVRPADLKRVIEQAQAIAIPADREVIHVIPQEYELDGQDGIKQPVGMSGVRLIAKVHIVTAAVTSAQNVIKSANKAGLNVIDIVLEPLASAEATLAPDEKELGVALIDLGGGTTDVAVFGDGSIKHTAVLSLGGYHLTNDAAVGLRTPFDQAERIKRRFGCAAARYLPREELLTVPSVGGRAPREVSRKMLSEFLEPRVEEILSLVREELARTGHLDKIPSGIVVTGGTSALEGLPELAEEIFELPVRRGTPRGIGGLVDRVQGPEFATAVGLALYGSKRAGKPRFRVYDGSSFRKVRTRMREWFYGEMR